In Triticum dicoccoides isolate Atlit2015 ecotype Zavitan unplaced genomic scaffold, WEW_v2.0 scaffold223490, whole genome shotgun sequence, the following are encoded in one genomic region:
- the LOC119345307 gene encoding uncharacterized protein LOC119345307, with protein sequence FSPRLDDIWSVHSCRHGRVLFTSSARTGRGCRQVLVWDPVTGDRRCIGSPTQLGGHDWSESRVQADVLCAAGDKGHVHGACHSSPFKVVLACVSKGVARACVYSSEMGAWADLISTLVPFDMSPSLGSRSILLGNSLCWFIFGPQVDILELNFDRQSLAVIEVPPHAYANHQGLYLSTLGGALGFIVMSESYKAQLWERTTDFDGVAGWMPGQTIELRRLLPLKSGEWIKRVMFIAGDESDNVAFLSTSRGIFMVHLESLQFEEIFKSNPDNRLSTIYPYPFKSFFAAAAA encoded by the coding sequence TTCTCCCCGCGCCTCGACGACATCTGGTCCGTCCACAGCTGCCGCCACGGCCGCGTCCTCTTCACCAGCAGCGCCCGTACCGGCAGGGGCTGCCGCCAGGTCCTAGTGTGGGATCCCGTCACAGGCGACCGCCGCTGCATAGGCAGTCCAACGCAGCTGGGTGGTCACGACTGGAGCGAGTCCCGTGTGCAAGCGGATGTGCTCTGTGCTGCCGGCGACAAGGGCCACGTGCATGGTGCCTGCCATTCGAGCCCCTTCAAGGTGGTCTTGGCGTGCGTCAGCAAGGGCGTCGCACGAGCTTGTGTCTACTCGTCGGAGATGGGAGCCTGGGCCGATCTCATCTCAACCTTGGTTCCATTTGATATGTCTCCTTCTCTTGGCAGTAGAAGCATCCTGCTTGGGAATTCACTGTGCTGGTTCATTTTTGGCCCTCAGGTGGATATCCTTGAGCTTAATTTCGACAGACAGAGCCTAGCCGTGATCGAGGTGCCACCACATGCCTACGCCAACCATCAGGGACTTTATTTGAGTACTCTGGGTGGCGCGCTTGGTTTCATCGTCATGTCGGAATCCTACAAAGCACAACTATGGGAGAGGACAACTGATTTTGACGGTGTTGCTGGGTGGATGCCGGGACAGACTATCGAGTTGCGCAGGCTTCTCCCTCTGAAATCAGGGGAGTGGATCAAAAGAGTAATGTTTATTGCTGGGGATGAATCTGATAATGTGGCATTTCTGTCAACATCTAGGGGCATCTTCATGGTCCATCTCGAGTCATTGCAGTTTGAGGAGATCTTTAAAAGCAACCCTGATAATCGGCTGTCCACTATCTATCCATATCCATTCAAAAGTttctttgctgctgctgctgcag